From the genome of Hymenobacter gelipurpurascens:
TCGGCAAACCAAGAATTCTTATGCTTGAAGCCTTCACTGACAAGAGTTACATAGCCACGGAGTAAGCCAATTTGCGGGCAAAGATAGAAATTTTATAATACGACCTTTGCCGTATCCTATTAATGCAGTCAAATCAATCGATAAAATTGAAATATTTAGACAGTTGTGCATTTACTGTTTTTGTCTTAGCAACTGCGCAAATATAGGCCTGCTTCTTAAATCACAATATTTTTCTTAAAAAATGATGCCTGGCCTATAGCCGGGTAATTGGCTACCTTTGCTTTTTCTTACGCCGACGCTTATGATTATCCGGGAAGCGAAATTTCTGATGAGTAACTCCCGAGTGGAGCAGTGCCCCGACCCTACCATGCCTGAGTATGCCTTTATTGGCCGCTCCAACGTGGGAAAGTCGTCTCTTATAAATATGCTTACTGGTCAGAAGGGATTAGCCAAAACCTCTTCTCTTCCTGGTAAAACTCAGCTTATCAACCACTTCGTAATTAATAACGAATGGTTTCTAGTGGATTTACCAGGTTATGGGTATGCAAAAGTCAGTAAGGATGCGCGGGTTCAATGGGGCCGTATGATTAATTATTATTTACATAAAAGAGAGAATTTAACATGCGTATTTGTACTGCTTGATTCGCGCCATACGCCACAAGCGGTGGACCTGGAATTTATGGAATCATTGGGCGCTGGGGGAATTCCTTTTGTTATGGTTTTCACAAAAGCCGACAAACTTTCTGGCTCCCGCGCGCACCAAAACGTAGTGGACTACCTGCGTAAGATGGAGGAAACATGGGACGAGCTGCCGCGTCATTTTGTGACTTCAGCTGAAGAAAAAACAGGGCGAGACGAAGTACTCAATTTCATTGAGGAGGTGAATCGCCAACTGGCCGAAGAGGCACAGAATGCCTAAATTGGCCCTGTAATTGCCTTACCTAGGCCAGGTCATTCTTTCTTGTATTTTCCTCTCTTTTAGCTCTTCATGAAAAAGCTTCCCCTTCTACTGGGTATAGGCCTAGCCGCTCTCACAGCTCCGGCCATGGCTCAAACCAAAGCCCCCGCTCCCGCACAGGAAGCTCCGGCACATGCGGCCAAAGTTATTCCGGTGGCCGAGTACTATCCTGGCGGCCAAGAGGCCATGTATGCCTTCATCGAAAAAGAACTGAAGTATCCGATTCTGGCTCGTCGTAACCGCATTCAGGGCCAATGCATTGTGAGCTTCACGCTCAATACCGATGGTACCATGTCGGGTATCAAGCTGGTGAAGCAAATTGGCGGTGGTTGTGGCGAAGAGGCCCTGCGGGTGGTGCGTTTGCTGAAATTCAACAAGCCTGACTATGCCGTGCTAACCAGCTTGCCTATTGTATTTAAACTGCCGGCTCCGGGCCAAGCAGCCGCTACTGAGTAACTTTGCACTTTCAACAACTGTTTTTCCTATGCCCTACGACCTGAAGGAAGTTGCCGCTATTAGCGGAATGCCCGGTCTGTACCGTCTTCTGAAGCCTACCCGTGCGGGTGTTATCATTGAAGCGCTTGACGAGCGGGGCACCCGCTCTGTGGCCTCGGCCCGCAACAAGGTATCACTGCTGCACGAAATCTCTATCTACACCCAGGATTACGACCAGACGGTTCCGCTGACGGAAGTGTTTGACCGTATTTACCAGAAGTACGGCACCGATCTGCCGTTGTCCAACAAATCGGACGACCGGGACCTGACGGCTTTCATGGGCGACATTATTCCGGATTATGACCGCGACCGGGTGTACATGTCCGATATCAAGAAGCTCGTGACCTGGTACCGCGCCGTAAGCACCCGCCTGGAGTATCAGGCTCCAACTGCGGAGGAAACGACTGAGGAAGCTTCTGCTGATACCGCTTCGGCTCCTGCCAAGGCAAAGAAAAAGGCCGGCAAGAAGGATGATGAGCCTGCCAAGGACGAGGCCATGAGCACGGCCGGCATCATTCCTGCCACCGAGGAAACCAACGCCGAAGGCAACCCGGAAGCAGCGACTTCCGCTAAGAAAAGCAGCAAGAAAAAAGCGGAGTAACGCTTTCTTCTTCCCAGAAAGAAATAAAAAGCCTCCCGAAGCATTTCGGGAGGCTTTTTATTTCTTGGGGTGGTTGGATAGTGGCCTAGCTGTTGGCTACCGCATCGTGGGAGTGTTCCTTGGCCAGCAGCTCTTCGGCTTTGTCTACCAGCTCGGGCGAGCCAATGAAAAGCGGGCACCGCTCGTGCATATCGCGGGGTTCAATTTCCATGGTGCGCTGGCGCCCGTTGCTGGCTTTTCCGCCGGCCTGTTCTACAATAAACGCCAATGGATTGCACTCATACATCAGGCGCAGCTTGCCGTTGGGAGCTTTTGCCGTGGGCGGATAAATATAGATGCCGCCTTTCAGCAGGTT
Proteins encoded in this window:
- a CDS encoding energy transducer TonB — encoded protein: MKKLPLLLGIGLAALTAPAMAQTKAPAPAQEAPAHAAKVIPVAEYYPGGQEAMYAFIEKELKYPILARRNRIQGQCIVSFTLNTDGTMSGIKLVKQIGGGCGEEALRVVRLLKFNKPDYAVLTSLPIVFKLPAPGQAAATE
- a CDS encoding DUF5606 family protein, which codes for MPYDLKEVAAISGMPGLYRLLKPTRAGVIIEALDERGTRSVASARNKVSLLHEISIYTQDYDQTVPLTEVFDRIYQKYGTDLPLSNKSDDRDLTAFMGDIIPDYDRDRVYMSDIKKLVTWYRAVSTRLEYQAPTAEETTEEASADTASAPAKAKKKAGKKDDEPAKDEAMSTAGIIPATEETNAEGNPEAATSAKKSSKKKAE
- the yihA gene encoding ribosome biogenesis GTP-binding protein YihA/YsxC, which encodes MIIREAKFLMSNSRVEQCPDPTMPEYAFIGRSNVGKSSLINMLTGQKGLAKTSSLPGKTQLINHFVINNEWFLVDLPGYGYAKVSKDARVQWGRMINYYLHKRENLTCVFVLLDSRHTPQAVDLEFMESLGAGGIPFVMVFTKADKLSGSRAHQNVVDYLRKMEETWDELPRHFVTSAEEKTGRDEVLNFIEEVNRQLAEEAQNA